The following are encoded in a window of Candidatus Cetobacterium colombiensis genomic DNA:
- a CDS encoding RnfABCDGE type electron transport complex subunit D, translating to MAKILKMGPSPHIRTKETVDDVMYDVIIALLPALLAACYFFGIRAIVVTAVSILSCMVTEFICQKLMKQDVQIFDGSAIITGVLYAFVIPPYMSLTYVVIGAVVSIALGKMVFGGLGHNIFNPALVGRAFVQASWPVAITTFMYDDMGGATLLDAMKRGLPTDTALIDSGNLYLNTFIGKMGGCLGETSALALLLGGLYLIYKKQIDWKVPTIMIGTVFIASLVAGSNPFLHIFSGGLFLGAFFMATDMVTSPHTPKGRAIFAFGIGVLVSLIRFKGGYPEGVAYSILIMNGFVPLINRYTSPKKFGEVK from the coding sequence GTGGCAAAAATTTTAAAAATGGGGCCATCGCCTCATATAAGAACTAAGGAAACTGTTGACGATGTAATGTATGATGTAATAATTGCATTGTTACCAGCACTTTTAGCAGCATGTTATTTTTTTGGAATTAGAGCGATTGTAGTTACAGCAGTATCTATATTATCATGTATGGTAACAGAATTTATATGTCAAAAATTAATGAAACAAGATGTCCAAATTTTTGATGGAAGTGCAATTATAACAGGAGTTTTATATGCATTTGTAATTCCGCCATATATGTCTTTAACTTATGTTGTGATTGGAGCAGTTGTTTCAATAGCACTAGGAAAAATGGTTTTTGGTGGATTAGGTCACAATATATTTAATCCAGCACTGGTAGGAAGAGCTTTTGTTCAAGCTTCTTGGCCTGTTGCTATAACAACATTTATGTATGATGATATGGGAGGAGCCACTTTATTAGATGCTATGAAAAGAGGACTACCAACAGATACAGCATTAATTGATAGCGGAAATCTTTATTTGAATACATTTATAGGGAAAATGGGAGGATGTTTAGGAGAAACGTCAGCTTTAGCATTATTATTAGGAGGACTATATTTAATTTATAAAAAGCAAATAGATTGGAAAGTTCCTACAATAATGATTGGAACAGTATTTATTGCTTCTTTAGTAGCAGGATCAAATCCATTTTTACATATTTTTTCAGGTGGATTATTTTTAGGAGCATTCTTTATGGCTACAGATATGGTAACATCTCCACATACACCTAAAGGAAGAGCTATATTTGCTTTTGGAATTGGAGTACTAGTTTCTCTTATAAGATTTAAAGGCGGATATCCAGAAGGTGTTGCCTACTCAATTCTTATAATGAATGGATTTGTTCCATTGATTAATAGATACACAAGCCCTAAAAAATTTGGGGAGGTAAAATAA
- a CDS encoding RnfABCDGE type electron transport complex subunit G: MEKNRFIHYGIVLTLIASISAGILSIVNTATQKVIKENEKAAVNAARIMVLPKAVSFDEEGIVKVDELEFIPGNGSNGKPVGYVVTVSEPGYAANIDFVLGIDRRGRVTGLNIIGSQETPGLGSKILDPEWQKKAVGKDSAYEFNKSTDGFAGATISPNAVYTGIKRALKSFNSGVNKR; the protein is encoded by the coding sequence ATGGAAAAAAATAGATTTATACACTATGGTATTGTTTTAACTTTAATAGCATCTATATCTGCTGGAATTTTATCGATAGTTAATACTGCTACTCAAAAAGTTATAAAAGAAAATGAAAAAGCAGCAGTAAATGCAGCTAGAATAATGGTACTGCCTAAAGCAGTTTCTTTTGATGAAGAAGGAATAGTTAAAGTAGATGAATTAGAGTTTATCCCTGGAAATGGTTCTAATGGTAAACCGGTAGGATATGTAGTTACAGTTTCTGAACCAGGTTATGCAGCAAATATTGATTTTGTATTAGGTATTGATAGAAGAGGTAGAGTAACAGGTTTAAATATCATCGGCAGTCAAGAAACACCAGGTTTAGGGTCAAAAATCCTTGATCCAGAATGGCAGAAAAAAGCGGTTGGAAAAGATTCAGCTTATGAATTTAATAAATCAACTGATGGATTTGCAGGAGCAACAATATCACCAAATGCCGTTTATACTGGAATAAAAAGAGCTTTAAAGAGCTTTAATAGTGGGGTGAATAAAAGATAA
- a CDS encoding electron transport complex subunit E gives MAKSNREILLNGIIKENPVFVLLLGLCPTLGVTSSSINGMAMGLATMSVIVCSNMLISMIKSFIPDKVRIPAFIMVIASLVTIVEMVMKAYVPELYKVLGLFIPLIVVNCIVLGRAESFASKNTVFKSLLDGIGAGLGFTLALTLLGTIREILGNGTAFGISVTPVSFTPALIFVLAPGAFITIGCIIATQNYIKAKKNGVK, from the coding sequence ATGGCAAAATCAAATAGAGAGATATTATTAAATGGAATTATTAAAGAAAATCCAGTTTTTGTTCTATTATTAGGACTATGTCCAACATTAGGAGTTACATCATCATCTATTAATGGTATGGCAATGGGACTTGCAACAATGTCGGTAATTGTTTGTTCAAATATGTTAATATCAATGATTAAAAGCTTTATTCCAGATAAAGTAAGAATTCCTGCTTTTATAATGGTTATAGCATCTTTAGTAACAATTGTTGAAATGGTAATGAAAGCTTATGTTCCTGAGTTATATAAAGTTTTAGGGTTATTTATTCCTTTAATAGTTGTTAACTGTATAGTTTTAGGTAGAGCAGAGAGCTTTGCTTCAAAAAATACTGTATTTAAATCACTATTAGATGGAATTGGTGCTGGACTTGGATTTACACTAGCATTGACACTATTAGGAACAATTAGAGAAATTTTAGGAAATGGAACAGCTTTTGGTATTTCAGTTACACCAGTTTCATTTACACCAGCTTTAATATTTGTATTAGCACCTGGAGCTTTTATAACAATTGGATGTATAATTGCGACTCAAAACTATATTAAAGCTAAAAAGAATGGGGTGAAATAA
- the rsxA gene encoding electron transport complex subunit RsxA, with the protein MDFAKIFSLIITAIFIQNIIFAKFLGICPFMGVSKKVESSIGMGMAVTFVMSLASGVTWTIYNYLLVPLNLEYLQTIAFILIIASLVQFVEMAIQKTSPNLYKALGVFLPLITTNCAVLGIAILNIQQNYNFIESVINGAAVAIGFTLALVLLAGIRERIEYAAIPGPFKGVPIAFISAGLLAMAFMGFSGMQI; encoded by the coding sequence ATGGATTTTGCAAAAATTTTTAGTTTAATAATAACTGCAATTTTTATTCAAAATATAATCTTTGCTAAATTTTTAGGAATTTGTCCATTTATGGGAGTTTCAAAAAAAGTTGAATCTTCAATAGGAATGGGAATGGCAGTTACTTTTGTAATGTCATTAGCATCAGGTGTAACATGGACAATTTATAATTATTTATTAGTACCACTAAATTTAGAGTATTTACAAACAATAGCTTTTATTCTTATAATAGCTTCTTTAGTTCAATTTGTTGAAATGGCTATCCAAAAAACTTCGCCAAATTTATATAAAGCACTAGGAGTTTTCCTACCTTTAATAACAACTAACTGTGCAGTTTTAGGTATTGCTATTTTAAATATTCAACAAAATTATAACTTTATAGAATCAGTAATAAACGGAGCTGCTGTAGCGATAGGATTTACATTGGCTTTAGTTTTATTAGCGGGTATCAGAGAAAGAATAGAATATGCAGCTATACCAGGTCCATTTAAAGGTGTACCCATTGCTTTTATATCAGCAGGTCTTTTAGCAATGGCATTTATGGGCTTCAGTGGAATGCAAATATAA
- a CDS encoding RnfABCDGE type electron transport complex subunit B, translating to MESILFPVLSLGGTGLAMGLFLAYASKKFEVKVDEKVEAIQEILPGINCGACGYPGCSGYAEAIALHGAEMTACSPGGPAVASEIAKVMGATVDLSGPKMVAKLLCQGDCTKTSKTYEFQGELTTCAAINLYAGGDKSCKYGCLGYGDCTKVCPVNAITVTEKGIVNIDEEKCVSCKKCVTTCPKKLIEMLPMNKRVTVNCMSRDKGVVARKACTAACIACGLCQKACPVDAIEIKNNVARINPDKCVECGLCAVKCPTKAISSEVKEIKKAEIIEEKCIGCTACARVCPVKCIEGEVKQKHKIDQSKCIGCQLCYDKCKFSAIKINIQNL from the coding sequence ATGGAATCAATATTATTTCCTGTTTTATCTTTAGGAGGAACAGGGTTAGCAATGGGACTATTTTTAGCCTATGCTTCTAAAAAATTTGAAGTGAAGGTTGATGAAAAAGTAGAAGCTATTCAAGAAATTCTACCTGGAATAAATTGTGGAGCATGCGGTTATCCAGGTTGTTCAGGGTATGCAGAAGCAATAGCTTTACATGGAGCAGAAATGACAGCTTGTTCTCCTGGGGGTCCTGCTGTAGCTTCTGAAATTGCAAAAGTTATGGGAGCAACAGTTGATTTATCAGGACCTAAAATGGTAGCTAAATTATTATGCCAAGGAGATTGTACAAAAACAAGTAAAACATATGAGTTTCAAGGTGAATTAACAACTTGTGCAGCTATAAATTTATATGCAGGTGGAGATAAATCTTGTAAATATGGATGTTTAGGTTATGGAGATTGCACAAAAGTTTGTCCAGTTAATGCTATAACAGTTACAGAAAAAGGAATTGTAAATATAGATGAGGAAAAATGTGTATCTTGTAAAAAGTGTGTTACAACTTGTCCAAAAAAACTTATTGAGATGTTGCCGATGAATAAAAGAGTAACTGTAAATTGTATGTCAAGAGATAAGGGTGTTGTAGCAAGAAAAGCTTGTACTGCAGCTTGTATAGCTTGTGGACTTTGTCAAAAAGCGTGTCCAGTAGATGCTATTGAAATAAAAAATAATGTGGCAAGAATTAATCCAGATAAATGTGTAGAATGTGGATTATGTGCTGTAAAATGCCCGACTAAAGCTATAAGTAGCGAAGTAAAAGAAATAAAAAAAGCAGAAATAATAGAAGAAAAATGTATAGGATGTACAGCTTGTGCTAGAGTTTGTCCAGTGAAATGTATTGAAGGAGAGGTAAAGCAGAAACATAAAATTGATCAGTCAAAATGTATAGGATGTCAATTATGCTATGATAAATGTAAATTCTCAGCAATAAAAATAAATATTCAAAATTTATAA
- a CDS encoding RidA family protein, which produces MKKVINTAKAPAAIGPYSQAIEVNGTLYVSGQIPFVPETMTVISDDVKEQTRQSLENVKAILEEAGYSLNDVVKAGVFIKDMNDFAAINEVYAEYLGEVKPARACVEVARLPRDVKVEIEVVAVK; this is translated from the coding sequence ATGAAAAAAGTTATTAATACTGCAAAAGCTCCAGCAGCAATTGGTCCTTATTCTCAAGCTATTGAGGTTAATGGAACTTTATACGTTTCTGGTCAAATTCCATTTGTACCTGAAACTATGACTGTTATATCTGATGATGTTAAAGAGCAAACTAGACAATCTTTAGAAAATGTTAAAGCTATCCTTGAGGAAGCTGGTTACTCATTAAATGATGTTGTTAAAGCTGGTGTTTTTATTAAAGATATGAACGACTTTGCTGCTATCAACGAAGTTTATGCTGAATACTTAGGTGAAGTTAAACCTGCTAGAGCATGTGTAGAGGTTGCTAGATTACCTAGAGATGTTAAAGTTGAAATTGAAGTTGTAGCTGTAAAATAA
- a CDS encoding PTS sugar transporter subunit IIC, with protein MELLKGSVLLLLVLAFFTGFSLKAPRGMKAMGALAGAATASFLVEAFQLYVGGDLLGIKFLGEVGASAGSMGGVAAAILVPLALGVSPVYAVMLGVVCGGMGIIPGFIAGYIMSFIIPKLEEKIPDGLDLIVIICLAAPLGRGIAQFVSPGVTFALQTIGDIIIAAQSASPYVMAFILGGVITVVATAPISSMALTAMLGLTGLPMAIGALSVMASSFMNFVFFDRMKFGDRSTTIAVAIEPLTQADIISANPIPVFATNFVGGGIAGMIVNYFGLINNATGTATPIAGFAVMFGFNPAKEVLITAGLCAVAGIATGYVGSIVFKNYKIKTVSEIRG; from the coding sequence ATGGAATTATTAAAAGGTTCAGTGTTATTATTATTGGTTTTAGCATTCTTTACTGGTTTTAGCTTAAAAGCACCAAGAGGAATGAAGGCTATGGGTGCTCTAGCAGGAGCAGCAACAGCAAGTTTCCTAGTAGAAGCTTTTCAATTATATGTTGGTGGAGATCTTTTAGGAATTAAATTTTTAGGTGAAGTTGGAGCGTCAGCAGGATCAATGGGAGGAGTTGCAGCAGCAATTTTAGTACCATTAGCTTTAGGTGTAAGTCCTGTTTATGCAGTTATGTTAGGTGTAGTTTGCGGAGGAATGGGAATCATCCCTGGATTTATCGCCGGATACATAATGTCATTCATAATACCTAAATTAGAAGAGAAAATCCCTGATGGATTAGATTTAATTGTTATTATTTGTTTAGCAGCACCTTTAGGAAGAGGAATTGCACAATTCGTTTCTCCTGGAGTTACATTTGCTTTACAAACAATTGGAGATATAATTATAGCAGCTCAGTCAGCTAGTCCTTATGTAATGGCATTTATCTTAGGAGGAGTTATAACAGTAGTTGCAACAGCTCCAATAAGTTCAATGGCTTTAACAGCAATGTTAGGATTAACAGGATTACCAATGGCAATCGGAGCATTATCAGTAATGGCATCTTCATTCATGAACTTTGTATTCTTTGATAGAATGAAGTTCGGAGATAGATCGACAACAATAGCTGTTGCAATCGAGCCATTAACTCAAGCAGATATAATATCTGCAAATCCAATTCCAGTATTTGCAACTAACTTTGTTGGTGGAGGAATAGCTGGAATGATTGTTAACTACTTTGGATTAATAAATAATGCAACAGGAACAGCAACTCCAATAGCTGGATTTGCAGTAATGTTTGGATTCAACCCTGCTAAAGAGGTATTAATAACTGCTGGATTATGTGCAGTTGCAGGTATCGCAACAGGTTATGTTGGTTCAATAGTATTTAAGAATTACAAAATAAAAACTGTTTCTGAAATAAGAGGATAA
- a CDS encoding Na+/H+ antiporter NhaC family protein: protein MNIKAKGDFRGLIPFLVFIGFYLGSGVILDSMGVELAFYQLPAPVAIFPGIIVAFLIFKGTIKEKFETFLEGCGHQDIITMCIIYLLAGGFAIVSKSMGGVESTVNLGLTYIPSHYIAPGLFVIAGFISTATGTSVGSIVSLAPIAVGLADKSGVSMPLVLAALMGGAMFGDNLSIISDTTIAATRTQGVEMKDKFRVNIKIAAPAAFLTLILLIVFGKPDVATESGVYAFNIIKVLPYIFVLTLSLIGINVFVVLTAGIGLSGAIGLFYGDFTWLGYAKEIYNGFTGMTEIFLLSLLTGGLASLVTKAGGVDWIMSTIEKRIKGVKSAQIGMGLLVTLTDMAVANNTVAIIINGPIAKKISDRYKVDPKKTASVLDIFSCITQGAIPYGAQMLIMLSFAEGKVSPFDIIPLLWYQMILAIFTIGYIFYNPKES from the coding sequence ATGAATATAAAAGCAAAGGGAGACTTTAGAGGATTAATTCCTTTCTTAGTTTTCATTGGATTTTATTTAGGAAGTGGAGTCATTTTAGATTCTATGGGCGTAGAGCTGGCATTTTATCAATTACCAGCACCAGTTGCGATATTTCCAGGAATAATCGTAGCATTTTTAATATTTAAAGGTACTATAAAAGAAAAGTTTGAAACATTTTTAGAAGGATGTGGACATCAAGATATTATAACAATGTGTATAATTTATCTTTTGGCTGGAGGTTTTGCAATTGTTTCTAAATCTATGGGAGGAGTTGAATCAACTGTAAATTTAGGTTTAACTTATATACCATCACATTATATAGCGCCAGGTTTATTCGTAATAGCAGGATTTATTTCGACTGCAACAGGAACTTCTGTAGGTTCAATAGTTTCATTAGCACCAATAGCTGTTGGTTTAGCAGATAAAAGTGGAGTGTCAATGCCTTTAGTTTTAGCAGCTTTAATGGGTGGAGCTATGTTTGGAGATAATCTGTCAATAATTTCAGATACAACAATTGCAGCTACAAGAACTCAAGGTGTAGAGATGAAAGATAAGTTCAGAGTAAATATAAAAATTGCCGCACCAGCAGCATTTTTAACTTTAATATTGTTAATTGTATTTGGAAAACCTGATGTTGCAACAGAATCAGGAGTATATGCTTTTAATATAATAAAAGTATTACCATATATATTTGTTTTAACACTTTCGTTGATAGGTATTAATGTTTTCGTGGTATTAACAGCAGGAATAGGTTTATCAGGAGCAATAGGATTATTTTATGGAGACTTTACATGGCTTGGTTATGCAAAAGAGATTTATAATGGATTTACAGGTATGACTGAAATATTTTTACTATCTCTTTTAACTGGAGGACTGGCATCTTTAGTTACTAAAGCTGGTGGAGTAGATTGGATAATGAGTACAATTGAAAAAAGAATAAAAGGAGTAAAGAGTGCTCAGATTGGAATGGGATTACTAGTAACTTTAACAGATATGGCTGTGGCAAATAACACAGTTGCAATAATAATAAATGGTCCTATAGCTAAAAAAATATCAGATAGATATAAAGTAGATCCTAAAAAAACAGCATCAGTATTAGATATTTTTTCATGTATAACTCAAGGTGCAATACCTTATGGAGCACAAATGCTTATAATGTTAAGTTTTGCAGAAGGAAAAGTTTCGCCTTTTGATATAATACCACTTCTTTGGTATCAAATGATATTGGCTATATTTACAATTGGTTATATTTTTTATAATCCAAAAGAATCTTAA
- a CDS encoding flippase produces MSISKNYLYNVLLIISNTIFPIITFPYISRVLMPEYLGKVYFVQGVVAYFLILSVLGAPNYGIKELSKAKGTGDWVEFKKIFTELFIMTIFSSIGSLALLLVTVQVYGKFSAEKMIFYIFAMQVLFECFQINHFFIVMENHKRRLIRSFAIRILSLGFLFYFIKTPSDYYLYALLLVVPEVLARIIDVISVRKYFYFKDLNFKRHTSNMFIIFLYIFTIGIYGSIDTTMLGIMINDVEVGLYTAAVKMYKMVLPVILTLGTVLSPRIIGAIKRKEKTNIYKNIDVFIDYCFIIGVPATLLMMLLAREFTLLFSGVGFKGSIDTMIIMSPCLGFLALGSFIGGQIMLPNDLEKDILFISIFGVFLNIGLNYFLIPIYLRNGAALATLVTEIIVALVKIYKMKKLYTDYHILNKDRILTVLLGSLIAYIIYINIDLVRKFGDLISLLTVPVIYGIFYFVILIILKNKRVLMWLDFIKKRLHI; encoded by the coding sequence ATGTCTATTTCTAAAAATTATCTTTATAATGTTTTATTAATAATTAGTAATACAATATTTCCTATAATAACATTTCCTTATATTTCAAGAGTGTTAATGCCAGAATATTTGGGAAAAGTATATTTTGTTCAAGGTGTTGTAGCATATTTTTTAATATTATCAGTACTTGGAGCTCCAAATTATGGAATAAAAGAACTATCAAAAGCTAAAGGAACAGGGGATTGGGTTGAATTTAAAAAAATATTTACAGAGTTATTTATAATGACCATTTTTAGTAGTATAGGATCTTTAGCTCTTTTATTAGTAACGGTACAAGTATATGGAAAATTTTCTGCAGAAAAAATGATATTTTATATATTTGCAATGCAAGTATTATTTGAATGTTTTCAAATCAATCATTTTTTTATTGTTATGGAAAATCATAAACGTAGATTAATAAGGTCTTTTGCAATAAGAATTTTATCTTTAGGATTTTTATTTTATTTTATAAAAACTCCTAGTGATTATTATTTATATGCTTTACTTTTAGTTGTTCCGGAAGTTTTAGCAAGAATTATAGATGTTATAAGTGTAAGAAAATATTTTTATTTTAAAGATTTAAATTTTAAGAGACATACGAGTAATATGTTTATAATTTTTCTTTATATATTTACAATAGGAATTTATGGAAGTATTGATACAACAATGTTAGGAATCATGATAAATGATGTTGAAGTAGGATTATATACGGCAGCAGTGAAAATGTATAAAATGGTTTTACCTGTTATTTTGACATTAGGAACGGTTTTATCTCCCAGAATAATAGGAGCAATTAAAAGAAAAGAAAAAACTAATATCTATAAAAATATAGATGTATTTATAGATTATTGTTTTATAATTGGAGTTCCTGCAACTTTATTGATGATGTTATTAGCTAGAGAATTTACATTACTATTTTCAGGAGTAGGATTTAAAGGTTCTATAGATACAATGATAATAATGTCACCATGTTTAGGTTTTCTGGCACTAGGTTCTTTTATAGGTGGTCAAATTATGCTTCCAAATGATTTAGAAAAAGATATTTTATTTATATCTATTTTTGGTGTATTTTTGAATATTGGATTGAATTATTTTTTAATTCCAATATATTTAAGAAACGGAGCAGCTTTGGCAACACTGGTAACAGAGATAATAGTAGCTTTGGTAAAAATTTATAAGATGAAAAAACTTTATACAGATTATCATATTTTAAATAAAGATAGAATATTAACAGTTTTACTGGGAAGTTTAATAGCATATATAATTTATATAAATATAGATTTAGTTAGAAAATTTGGAGATTTAATATCCCTTTTAACAGTTCCTGTAATATATGGGATTTTCTATTTTGTTATTTTAATAATTTTAAAAAATAAAAGAGTTTTAATGTGGTTAGATTTTATAAAAAAAAGATTGCATATTTAG
- a CDS encoding DUF2325 domain-containing protein — translation MIAIVGGLKRGEREYLDLLKSYNLKGKVYNTQCPNFCKKIKNCEMCIIFTNLVSHNLLNNCNKVCKTQNIPIVHLTNNSVSKLKENLDKIYK, via the coding sequence ATGATTGCTATTGTAGGTGGGTTAAAAAGAGGAGAAAGAGAATATTTAGATTTATTAAAATCATATAATTTAAAAGGTAAAGTTTATAATACTCAGTGTCCTAATTTTTGTAAAAAAATTAAAAATTGTGAAATGTGCATTATTTTTACAAATTTAGTCAGCCATAATCTATTAAACAACTGCAACAAAGTTTGTAAAACACAAAACATTCCAATTGTTCACCTAACTAATAACAGCGTTTCTAAATTAAAAGAAAACTTAGATAAAATTTATAAATAA
- a CDS encoding DUF2023 family protein has protein sequence MQVFIHHIYEYEKGIRNLILHTISEDLLDFVEKRLQLKKIDYKIYKIKNGRYNIFFGDSSCIDVIKKINKSNLSDYTPEEDFILGIMLGYDRKKQCERYINFKNKENIKVS, from the coding sequence ATCACATTTATGAATATGAAAAAGGAATTAGAAATTTAATCTTACATACAATTTCTGAAGATTTATTAGATTTTGTAGAAAAAAGATTACAATTAAAAAAAATTGATTACAAGATATATAAAATTAAAAACGGAAGATATAATATATTCTTTGGTGATAGTTCTTGTATCGATGTAATAAAAAAAATCAATAAATCAAACTTATCAGACTATACACCTGAAGAAGATTTTATTTTAGGAATTATGCTTGGATATGATCGAAAAAAACAGTGTGAAAGATATATAAATTTTAAAAATAAAGAAAATATCAAAGTTTCATAA